Proteins from a genomic interval of Egibacteraceae bacterium:
- the dnaN gene encoding DNA polymerase III subunit beta, with protein sequence MRFRCERAEFADAASWVLRTVGARATLPALSGVRLEVAGDRLVLASTDLEASSELSIPVQAEREGVTLVPGKLLGDIVRSLPNAAVSAEADGDRLHLRCGRARFDLRVMPVEDFPALPEPAADARAAVMKAEEFSRTVAQVARAASLDDARPVLTGVSLEATADALTAAATDSYRLAVRTVPWDQGTDRTVLVPRRALEEARRSAEQLGSEVRMVLEATRVTFVFGDRRLTTNLIEGRFPDFRQLIPTGYERRLTVDRAELTEVVKRVAVVGDTNIAATPVTLHLSEDTVRVTAGSGEVGQAEESLPGTLEGEELQIAFNPRYLTDGLDATGGDRVVFELRDELKPAVLRPAADTDGEAPAGDFLYLLMPVRV encoded by the coding sequence ATGAGGTTTCGCTGTGAGCGGGCGGAGTTCGCGGACGCAGCGTCGTGGGTGCTGCGCACGGTCGGTGCGCGTGCGACGCTGCCGGCGCTGTCGGGGGTGAGATTGGAGGTCGCGGGGGACCGGCTGGTGCTCGCCTCGACCGACCTCGAGGCCTCCAGCGAGCTGTCGATCCCCGTGCAGGCCGAGCGGGAGGGCGTCACGCTCGTGCCCGGCAAGCTCCTCGGCGACATCGTCCGCTCGCTGCCGAACGCCGCCGTCAGCGCCGAGGCGGACGGCGACCGCCTGCACCTGCGGTGCGGCCGCGCGAGGTTCGACCTGCGTGTCATGCCGGTCGAGGACTTCCCGGCGTTGCCGGAGCCCGCGGCGGACGCCCGCGCGGCCGTCATGAAGGCGGAGGAGTTCTCCCGTACCGTCGCCCAGGTCGCCCGCGCGGCCAGCCTCGACGACGCCCGCCCCGTGCTGACAGGCGTGAGCCTGGAGGCGACCGCGGACGCGCTCACGGCGGCCGCGACCGACTCCTACCGCCTGGCGGTGCGCACCGTGCCCTGGGACCAGGGCACGGACCGCACGGTCCTCGTGCCGCGCCGGGCGCTCGAGGAGGCCCGGCGCTCCGCCGAGCAGCTCGGCAGCGAGGTGCGCATGGTGCTCGAAGCCACGCGGGTGACGTTCGTGTTCGGTGACCGGCGGCTCACCACCAACCTCATCGAGGGCAGGTTCCCCGACTTCCGCCAGCTGATCCCCACCGGCTACGAGCGCCGGCTGACGGTCGACCGGGCAGAGCTCACCGAGGTCGTGAAGCGCGTGGCGGTCGTGGGCGACACGAACATCGCGGCGACGCCCGTCACCTTGCACCTCAGCGAGGACACCGTGCGGGTGACGGCCGGCAGCGGCGAGGTCGGTCAGGCGGAGGAGTCGCTCCCCGGCACGCTGGAGGGCGAGGAGCTGCAAATCGCGTTCAACCCCCGCTACCTCACCGACGGCCTCGACGCGACGGGGGGCGACCGCGTCGTGTTCGAGCTGCGCGACGAGCTCAAGCCCGCCGTGCTGCGCCCGGCCGCCGACACCGACGGCGAAGCGCCCGCCGGCGACTTCCTCTACCTGCTCATGCCGGTCCGGGTGTAG
- a CDS encoding DUF721 domain-containing protein: MNPLRPRRRSDPEAESPDLPPRRGSEPVPLTEVLGGAVSRRRGWAPRLRGARVHALWTDIAGDQLARHTEPVRLHGGVLVVRADSPAWATEVRYLSAELAARANAVLGPEQVTRVTVVSGPLKGPG, translated from the coding sequence GTGAACCCCCTCCGGCCCCGCCGCCGCTCCGACCCCGAGGCCGAGTCGCCCGACCTGCCGCCGCGCCGCGGGTCCGAGCCCGTGCCGCTCACCGAGGTCCTCGGGGGCGCGGTCAGCCGGCGCCGGGGATGGGCGCCCCGGCTGCGGGGCGCGCGGGTGCACGCGCTGTGGACGGACATCGCCGGCGACCAGCTCGCCCGCCACACCGAACCGGTGCGGCTGCACGGCGGCGTCCTTGTCGTGCGGGCGGACTCCCCCGCATGGGCGACCGAGGTGCGCTACCTCAGCGCCGAGCTCGCCGCGCGGGCCAACGCCGTGCTCGGCCCGGAACAGGTGACGCGGGTCACGGTGGTGAGCGGCCCGTTGAAGGGCCCGGGCTGA
- the recF gene encoding DNA replication/repair protein RecF codes for MHLERLELRDYRSYRAADVDLGGGVWVIVGDNAQGKTNLVEAVHYLAVGHSHRVAADAPLVRVGAEAAVVRAVARLAADGPGRRLTVELEIRPGGRNRCRLNGQPQNRTREVIGRIRSVLFAPEDLQLVRGDPGERRRFLDDLLTQRRPAYAAARQDYERILRQRNALLKSARAARSGASRAPHPADTDARAGGDALDTWTAALARAGATLLAARIAAVHALAGPTEQAYRDLVAASPAREAAGRVVLRYELSTGRPIPADPAAGVPDPASLDAELREGFAAVAAAERERGTTLAGPHRDELFLGLNDLPAKGYASHGEHWSLALALRLASREVLHEVGEEPIVLLDDVFAELDEQRRERLAARCAGFEQVLVTAAVDGDVPLPGPRYRVRAGELTRDHPAGR; via the coding sequence GTGCACCTCGAGCGTCTCGAGCTGCGCGACTACCGCTCGTACCGCGCGGCCGACGTCGATCTCGGCGGGGGGGTGTGGGTGATCGTCGGCGACAACGCGCAGGGCAAGACGAACCTCGTCGAGGCGGTGCACTACCTTGCGGTCGGGCACAGCCACCGGGTGGCCGCCGACGCCCCGCTCGTGCGCGTCGGGGCCGAGGCGGCCGTCGTGCGCGCCGTCGCGCGCCTCGCCGCGGACGGCCCCGGTCGCCGGCTCACCGTCGAGCTCGAGATCCGTCCGGGGGGGCGCAACCGCTGCCGCCTCAACGGCCAGCCCCAGAACCGCACCCGCGAGGTGATCGGGCGGATCCGCAGCGTGCTGTTCGCGCCCGAGGACCTCCAGCTCGTCCGCGGGGACCCCGGCGAGCGCCGCCGCTTCCTCGACGACCTGCTCACCCAGCGCCGCCCCGCCTACGCCGCCGCCCGCCAGGATTACGAGCGGATCCTGCGCCAGCGCAACGCCCTGCTGAAGTCGGCGCGGGCCGCCCGGTCGGGCGCATCCCGCGCGCCGCATCCCGCCGACACCGATGCCCGCGCGGGAGGCGACGCCCTCGACACGTGGACGGCAGCGCTCGCAAGGGCGGGGGCGACCCTGCTCGCCGCGCGCATCGCGGCGGTCCACGCCCTCGCCGGTCCGACCGAGCAGGCCTACCGCGATCTCGTCGCGGCGTCGCCGGCGCGCGAGGCTGCCGGGCGTGTCGTGCTGCGCTACGAGCTGTCGACGGGACGTCCCATCCCGGCCGACCCGGCCGCGGGTGTGCCCGACCCCGCGTCACTCGACGCGGAGCTGCGCGAGGGGTTCGCCGCGGTCGCCGCGGCGGAGCGCGAGCGTGGCACGACGCTCGCCGGCCCGCACCGCGATGAGCTGTTCCTCGGGCTGAACGACCTGCCGGCGAAGGGCTACGCGAGCCACGGCGAGCACTGGTCGCTGGCCCTCGCCCTGCGGCTGGCGAGCCGCGAGGTGCTCCACGAGGTCGGTGAAGAGCCGATCGTGCTGCTCGACGACGTGTTCGCCGAGCTCGACGAGCAGCGGCGTGAACGGTTGGCGGCGCGCTGCGCCGGGTTCGAGCAGGTGCTCGTGACCGCGGCGGTCGACGGCGACGTGCCGCTGCCGGGCCCACGCTATCGGGTCCGGGCCGGAGAGCTCACGCGCGACCACCCGGCCGGCCGATAG